GCCTGGGTACGGGCCATGGCCAATCCGATCGATCCGGTGCTGATCGAAGACGACGCCCCGTGCCAGGAGGTCGTGATCGCCGGCGAGGCCTTGCGGCGCGAGGGCGGCGGCCTCGGGAGCCTTCCCGTTCCGGTGTCCACCCCCGGCTTCGACAGCGCCCCCTACTTCACCGCGACGCTGTGCACGACGCGCGATCCCGACAGCGGCATCCGCAACATGGGGACATACCGCGCGGCGCTAAAGGCGGAGGACCGGCTGGGCGTGCGCATGGCAAGCCGTCTGAGCGGCGCCGGCGGCTACCAGCACTGGCTGAAGTACCAAAAGCGCGGCGAGCCGATGCCCTGCGCCATCGTGATCGGCTGCGCGCCCGCCGTCCTGTTCACCGGACCGCAGAAGCTGCCACTCGATCAGGACGAACTCGGCGTCGCCGGCGGGCTCATCGGCGAGCCGGTCCGCATCACGCGATGCAAGACGGTCGATCTGGAGGTTCCGGCGGACGCCGAGATCGTGATCGAAGGACTGATCGACACGACGCTGCTCGAGCCGGAAGGTCCGTTCGGCGAGAGCCACGGTCATGTCGCCCTCGAAGACTTCAACATGTCGATGCAGGTCACGGCCATCACGCGCAAGGCCAATCCTGTGCTGGTCTCGATCGTCAGCCAGGTCACGCCTAGCGAATCGAGCGTCCTCAAGCGCGTCGCGTACGAGCCTTTGTTCTACGAGCACTTGAAGTCGTCCTTGAATGTCCGGGGCATTCGCCGCGTCGTCATGCACGAGCCCCTGACCAACATCCGCAAGGTGATCTTCCTCGAATTCGATCGCGACACGCCTCAAACCGAAGTCTGGCGCGGGCTGCAGGGCGCCGCAACGCTGCAGGCGCAATGCGGCAAGATCGTCATCGCCGTGTCGGACGACATCGACGCGCGCAACGCGGATGCGGTTTTCTGGTCGCTCGCCTATCGCGCCAACATGCTGGATGACGTCCATGTCGTGCCGTATCGCTCGGGCGGGCACGGCCCGAAATCGGGCGCGCGCTCGGCCGAGGGCACGCTGCTGATCGACGCGACGCTCAAGGCCCCGATGCCGCCGCTGGCGCTGCCGGCCGAGCCCTTCATGGCGCGCGCCCGTTCCCTCTGGGAAGAATTGCAACTGCCGCGGCTGACGCCGCAGCCGCCCTGGCACGGCTATTCCCTGGGCGACTGGAGCGAGATGTGGGGCGGGTTTGCGCAAGCGGCCGTGAACGGCGACTGGCGCGAAACCGGACGACGGACGTTCGCACGTCGCCAAGGCGGGATGAAGCCGGAGACGCCCGTCCGAGACATCGAGCGGGATTCGGACTGAGACCCCGATGCCGCGCGGTTCCCATGCCCGAGGCGTCACCGGTTTCCGTCGATATATCGCATCGGATACATCAGGCGACGGATCGGGGTGATTTCCTCGCCCGGTGCGTGCACTCGGCTTCGAAATCTCCTAGATGAAACACGTATGGCTGCGGCCGAGCTTGAAGGTTGTGAGACACCATGGACACATCGACGTCGGAGACGTTCAGTCCGCTGATTCAGGAGTCCGCGCCGCTCCGAAACAAGATCATCCAGTCGCTGCGCCGGGCGATCGAGACGGGAGCGCTGCAGCCGGGCACGCGGCTGGTCGAGAACGATCTCTGCAAGCAACTAAAGGTCAGCCGGACGTCGTTGCGCGAAGCCTTGCGCCAGTTGCAGGCGGAAGGGATCCTGACGAACACCAACAATCGCGGCCTGACGGTGGCGACCGTCACCCTGGCAGATGCCGAGAACATCTACCGGTTGCGCGGCGTCATCGAGCCGCTCGTCGTCCAGCAGTTCATCGAGAACGCGAACGCCGTGGAGACGAAGGCGCTGACCGCTCAGGGCGAGATCGTCAAGTCGGCCTATCGCGACGGCAGCGCGGAAGACATCGTGGTCAGCAAGCGCGATTTCTACGACCTGATCTGTTCCGGCGCGCGCAACGCGATCGCGTTCGAGATTCTCAAGAAGCTGACTCTGTTGACCTCGCCTCTTCGCCGGCGCTCGGTCGTGCAGCCGAACCGGCGGCTGCAGAGCATCGACGAGATTGACGCCATCATGGCCGCGATCGCTCGTGGCGACAGCGTCGCCGCCTGCGCGGCGGCGGAACGGCACGTGTCCCATTCGGCGCGTTCGGTCTTCCAGATGCTGGAAAAGGAAGGACGGACGGCCAAGAGCACCAAGGCCAAGGCAACCATCCCGGCAACCTGAAGGCCCGGCCGTCCCGCGCATGGCGACGCCTCCCGACGGACGACGGTCTCAGGCGGGGATCACGTTTCTCACGGGCCGCCCGGCAGCTCGAAGAGGCCCGCCTCCAGGCCAGCGAGATGGTCACGCACGACCGGGCTGGTCAAAACGTCCGCGTATTTGGCGTCCATGTCGAACAGGCCGATGGCGTGGCTGGCTTCGCAGCGATCGAAGCAGGCGTCCTCGACGACCGTCACGCGCAGATTGTGGCTGAACGCGTCGACGACGGTCGCGCGCACGCAGCCGCTGGTCGCGGTTCCCATGACGATCAGGCTGTCGCATCGCAGGAGCACGAGGAAGTCGAGGAGATCCGTGCCGTGAAAGGCGCTGGGCTTGCGCTTCGCGACGACGATGTCCCGCGGCCCCGGCTCGACCTGGCGCATGATGGCGTTGCCGTCCTGCGCCTCCGGCCGCTTCTCCCGGCCGCGCCGGTTCTTCCAGAGCCAGCTGCCGCGATCCCATTTGTCGCTTCGCTCGATGCCGGTCGTGTAGATGACCGGGACCATCCGGTCACGGGCGATGTCGATCAGGCGCCGGATGACCGGCAGCGCGTCCCACGCGCCCTCGCCGCCGGCCTGACGCCATCGCGTGACGGCGTCCTCGGCCGGCTCGCGGCGATCGCCGCAAAAGGCGAGGGTGACGTCGACCACGAGAACGGCCGGGCGCGCGCCGAAGCCTTGGCGCCCACCATAGCCCGCCCGTTCCATCACGCGCCGGTCGCGGGCCGTCAGGAAGCGGGTCCAGGGCCGCTCCCCCGCCGCGTTCCGGTCCTCCGCGCGCTCAGCCATGATCGGCGGCGATCTCCGTCTGCCACGGGGCGACCTTGCCCTCCAGCCAGGCGACGAAACGATCCATGACCACGGCGAAGATCATGACCAGGATGATCGGTACGAACATCTCGGCGGTCCGGAAGCTGTTGGCCGCGTTGATGATGATGCCGCCCAGGCCCGAGATGGCGGTAAGGAACTCCGCGATGATCATCGCGATGACCGCCTTGCCGATCGCGAGGCGAAGGCCGCCCATGATGTAGGGCAGCGTCGCCGGCAGGACGATCTGGCGCATGATCTTGCTTTGCGGCGCGCAGAACGCGGTCCCGACCTCGATCAGCGTTCGGGGCACCGCCTTCACGCCGAGCCAGGTGTTGATGCAGATCGGGAAGAAGGCCAGCAGGAAGATGATGACGACCTTCACCGCGAAGCCCAGCCCGAACCAGACCATCAATAGAGGCACGAGCGCGATGAGCGGCGTGGCGTACCCCGCCATGACGTAGATCCCGAACGCCGCCTCGGCGAACCGGTACCGGCCAAGCAGGAGCCCGATCGGTATGCCGATCACGGCCGCGAGGATGTAACCGGCGAAGAACGGCTGGATGCTCTGCGAGAACGCCCGGAGTAGCGAGCCGTTCTCGATCATGACCAAGAAGGACGAGAAAATCTGCGAGGGGTAGGAGCCGAACAGGGGATCGATGAACGGCGCCATCGCCTGCCAGGCGCCGACCATCACGACCAGCGAGATGGTCGTGATCGCCCAACTCGGAAACGGGCGGCGACGGTCGCCGGCGGCCACGCTATCGCCCGGCGCATCCATGGTCTCGCTTTTGGACAGACTGACAGTCATCGCTCGATCCTATGCGGCTTGCGCTTGCGACTGGAGGGAATCGTGCAGAGCTTCCCAGATCAACGTGCGTTTCTTCATGAACTCGTCGGCCGTCCGGATCCGGCGCATGTCGCTACGCGGCCGCTCCAGCCCGATCGGGATGATCTCGCGCAGCTTGCCGCCGACGATGACGACGACCCGGTCGGCGAGGAGCACGGCCTCGTCCAGGTCGTGGGTGACGAAGACGATCGTCTTGCCCGTTCGCTGATGAATGTCGAGAAGCTCCATCTGCAGCACTTCGCGAGTTTGCGAATCGAGCGCGCCGAACGGCTCGTCCATCAGCAGCACCTCGGGATCGATCGCCAGCGCGCGTGCGATGCCGACCCGCTGCTTCATGCCTCCCGAAAGCTGGTGTGGACGGTGGTCCCTGGCGTGGTCGAGCCCGACCAGGTGGATGAAGCGCTCCGCGCGGTCGTCGATTTCCCAGGACGAAAGCTTCTTCGCCTCCAGGGCAAACTTCACGTTGTCCACCGCGCTGCGCCACGGCAGCAACTCGGCGTGCTGGAACACCATGCCGCGATCCAGGCCGCAGCCCACCACGACACGTCCCGCCACCCTGACGCTGCCGCGGCTGGCGGTCTCGAGCCCCATGATGATGCGCAGCGCCGTGGTCTTGCCGCATCCGCTCGGCCCGGCGAGCGCCACGACTTCGCCCGTCTCGACCTGGAACGACAGGTTCTCGAGGGCTCGCGTGCGCCGCTCCACGCCGCGGATCCGAACGGAGAAGTCCTTCGAGACGTTAAAAAGCTCGACTTGTGCCATTGCACACACTCACCTGCACACGCGTGTCTTCATTCCGTCTCGGTCAGCACGAGCGCTTCCTGGCGCGGACCGTCCTCAATGAAGGCGTTGATGTCGAACGCCTCGCGGATCCGGTCGTTGCGCTGCATCATCTCGACGTTCCACTGCAGCTTGTCGGCCGGGATCGCGAAGTCCGGAGTCACGGCGTTGGATTCCTTGGCTTCCGTGAAGATGAAGCGCGGGCTGGTATCCTCGGGCGCGAGATGGGCCGTCTCCCGGGCGAGCGCCTCGGTTTCTTCGGGATGGTCCATGGCATAGGCGTGGCCGACCATT
Above is a genomic segment from Geminicoccaceae bacterium SCSIO 64248 containing:
- a CDS encoding UbiD family decarboxylase; translated protein: MKTPSRRAPLDLQEHLDRLQASGLLTEISRPIDKDSELHPLARWQFQGGLADDERRGFLFTDVRGAKGERYGIPVAVGVLAASPAIYAAGLGVKESEIGEAWVRAMANPIDPVLIEDDAPCQEVVIAGEALRREGGGLGSLPVPVSTPGFDSAPYFTATLCTTRDPDSGIRNMGTYRAALKAEDRLGVRMASRLSGAGGYQHWLKYQKRGEPMPCAIVIGCAPAVLFTGPQKLPLDQDELGVAGGLIGEPVRITRCKTVDLEVPADAEIVIEGLIDTTLLEPEGPFGESHGHVALEDFNMSMQVTAITRKANPVLVSIVSQVTPSESSVLKRVAYEPLFYEHLKSSLNVRGIRRVVMHEPLTNIRKVIFLEFDRDTPQTEVWRGLQGAATLQAQCGKIVIAVSDDIDARNADAVFWSLAYRANMLDDVHVVPYRSGGHGPKSGARSAEGTLLIDATLKAPMPPLALPAEPFMARARSLWEELQLPRLTPQPPWHGYSLGDWSEMWGGFAQAAVNGDWRETGRRTFARRQGGMKPETPVRDIERDSD
- a CDS encoding GntR family transcriptional regulator yields the protein MDTSTSETFSPLIQESAPLRNKIIQSLRRAIETGALQPGTRLVENDLCKQLKVSRTSLREALRQLQAEGILTNTNNRGLTVATVTLADAENIYRLRGVIEPLVVQQFIENANAVETKALTAQGEIVKSAYRDGSAEDIVVSKRDFYDLICSGARNAIAFEILKKLTLLTSPLRRRSVVQPNRRLQSIDEIDAIMAAIARGDSVAACAAAERHVSHSARSVFQMLEKEGRTAKSTKAKATIPAT
- a CDS encoding isochorismatase family protein, with translation MAERAEDRNAAGERPWTRFLTARDRRVMERAGYGGRQGFGARPAVLVVDVTLAFCGDRREPAEDAVTRWRQAGGEGAWDALPVIRRLIDIARDRMVPVIYTTGIERSDKWDRGSWLWKNRRGREKRPEAQDGNAIMRQVEPGPRDIVVAKRKPSAFHGTDLLDFLVLLRCDSLIVMGTATSGCVRATVVDAFSHNLRVTVVEDACFDRCEASHAIGLFDMDAKYADVLTSPVVRDHLAGLEAGLFELPGGP
- a CDS encoding ABC transporter permease, with the translated sequence MTVSLSKSETMDAPGDSVAAGDRRRPFPSWAITTISLVVMVGAWQAMAPFIDPLFGSYPSQIFSSFLVMIENGSLLRAFSQSIQPFFAGYILAAVIGIPIGLLLGRYRFAEAAFGIYVMAGYATPLIALVPLLMVWFGLGFAVKVVIIFLLAFFPICINTWLGVKAVPRTLIEVGTAFCAPQSKIMRQIVLPATLPYIMGGLRLAIGKAVIAMIIAEFLTAISGLGGIIINAANSFRTAEMFVPIILVMIFAVVMDRFVAWLEGKVAPWQTEIAADHG
- a CDS encoding ABC transporter ATP-binding protein, whose amino-acid sequence is MAQVELFNVSKDFSVRIRGVERRTRALENLSFQVETGEVVALAGPSGCGKTTALRIIMGLETASRGSVRVAGRVVVGCGLDRGMVFQHAELLPWRSAVDNVKFALEAKKLSSWEIDDRAERFIHLVGLDHARDHRPHQLSGGMKQRVGIARALAIDPEVLLMDEPFGALDSQTREVLQMELLDIHQRTGKTIVFVTHDLDEAVLLADRVVVIVGGKLREIIPIGLERPRSDMRRIRTADEFMKKRTLIWEALHDSLQSQAQAA